Sequence from the Meriones unguiculatus strain TT.TT164.6M chromosome 5, Bangor_MerUng_6.1, whole genome shotgun sequence genome:
TCAGTAAGCAGATAGCAGAAGGCCTCCTTTGGGGACCCACCTCCTATTCACTGCTGGCGTTGACGGATAATGGAAAATGGGGGTCAAGGCAGACACACACTGCTCTGGTCCTGTTGACGGATTGGGTGAATTGCTTTTAGGAAACACCTGCTTTCTCGGTCGCCCTTTCTAATGCCTCGGCCTCCTCTGGCAGCTGGGGGCACCATTTCTCTGTGGAGCGTACAGCTTCCCCAGATCTGTTTGAGCCGCACTAGGGAGGGAGTAGGCAGAATAGTCAAAGTTGACAGCAGAGAAGCAAACACTGGAGACACTTGGCCGTGGTTTTAGGGGTGGAGGTTGCATATTGAATGTTGAGGGCTTTGTTTATGACCATCTgtatatagaatttttttttgttgttgttgttggctttttGACCCAGGGTTCTctttgtagcccttgctgtcctggaacctgctgtGTAGACAAGACTGGACTTGAACCTGGAGATCCATCTGCGTTTGCCTTAAAGGCGCGTGTCACCACTCTTTCTGGCTGGACATAGATAATTCTAAAAGACCATAAGTTTCTATATTAACACCTAGCCAGACACCCCAAGCCCATTTCTCACTAAGCATTCTCTTGACTCCCACTCTCCTTCAGTGCACACCCGTTTGTGCCATTCCCACAGCATTACTGTCCATCTGCTTCTGATTTCACCTGCACGCAAAGATGGGTTCCCCTAAAAGGCCTCTACAACTTAACTCCAGGGGAGGAGGGCAGCCCAAGAGACCAGCGGGGAGGCCTGGGCCAATAAATAACAGAAAAGGTAAAGGTGGTAGCCCTCGGACACCAGCCTCAGAGTAGAAGAGGGAACGGAGAAAGGGGAAGCACTTCCGGGCCtgacgtgtgtctttctgctgacagtgtcctggAGGTGAAATGCTCCCTGTGTGTTGTGGGGATCCAGGCTCTAGCAGAAATGAATCGATGGAGAGAAGTCCTGCCCTGGGTCCTCCAGTATTATCAGGTTCCCGAAAAGCTGCCTCCTAGAGTCCTGGAGTTGTGGTAGGTCCTTGTGCTGATGCCGGGTCAGTATGTCCTCTCTCGAGTCAGGGTCTTAACGACTCCCTTGTCCTCCTTCCCTGTCCGTTCCCTTCAAAGTCAGGTCTCCACTTCGTTCAGACCTTAAACCACAGCCATTAAGGATGAGAGAGCAGGCGTTTGGGAGTAGGATAGAGGAACAGAGCACCCAGGAGATTGTAGTGGAGTAGGCTGATGGGAGGACAGAGCCAGTCAggcttcttcctgcctcctggggATCTCTAGTTgtgaaatttgtgtgtgtgtgtgtattttgtatatgtgggtatatgtgtgtaggtgttatgtgtgtggtgtatgtgcatatgcatatgtGAGTACGTATTTGTGTGCTCATGAAGATCAGAGAAGGGTGTTTGGAGTCCTCTATCACTCCCCGCTTTAttcctttgagtcagggtctctccctgaacctgcagctcacatTCTTTCTTGGCTAGGCtggtagccagcaagccccagtggtCCATCCTCCCATCTCTTCCccctcaatgctgggattacgggtgtggGTGGAGCCACATCCAGCTTGTTACATGGGTACCAGGATCCTAACATAAAagttatgtgtatgtacacatgagtgccAGTGTCCTTGGAGGTTGGAAGGTGGTCTCAGATAGCCCAGAGCTGgatgtggttgtgagctgtccagtATGGGCTCTGTGATTGAGACGCCAGTCCTGTGAGCACAGTACTCACTTTCCTGCtgtctccaccccccaccccatctcTAATGCCCCACAGGGAAGGGCTGGAGGACCTGGGAGGGTAGGCTTTCGGACGTCTGTAGCTTCGAGGATGAATCACCTGCAGAGCACTGATTCTTCTTTTTGGGGACACAGCATCCTTTTATATAGCAAAATGCGAGAGCCCGGAGCTGTGCTGGATGTGGCCGCTGCCTGGCTCCAAGACCCAGACAACCAGGGCCTTCCTGAGTATGGATCATTGGCAGAACTCCACCTGCTCCGGGTGCTGCTGCCCTCTGGCCGCCTGTCAGAGGCCGAGGAGTTGGCAGCAGGCTCTTCGGCTATCGGCAAAGAGCAGCGAGTAGAAGTGCTCCAGGCCATCCAGGCGGCACGTCAGCGCCAGTGCGTGCAGGAGACCTTGAACTCCCAGGAGCCTCAGAAGCTGAGCCAGGAAGGTAGGACAGCAAGGCTCTTTGGTCTCTGCCAAGAGGTTCCGTGGCATCCCCTGTCCCTTTCTGGCTTTCCTGAGCTTGGAACTTAAGAGTAACTCTTCAGTCACAGAGTAGGAAGCCACTGTGTTGCATACAAACCGAGGCTCTCCGAGGTTGGAGCTCAAGGAGAGTAGTCTAGGTATGGGGAGATGTTGCTGCGTCTTCTAACCCTGACTTGTCTCTTGGAGACTCACTGTCTTCAGGATCCTCTCACTAGATTTTTTGCTTCCATCACACTAGCCAGGGAGCTATTGCTCCTCCTTCCAGTACTGGCCCTGATTCACACACAGCTTAATTTGGAAACTTATGAAATAAAATGGCCTCCTCAGCCATGGGTCTTTGTGCCTGGTTTCCTAACTGCCTTCACTTAACTAGAGCTTTTgagttgtttccttttttgttgttgtttttttgttcttttccagctgaggtctgccttGTTCATTAGCACGCAGCTGAGCTACCCAGAGGCTTCCGGTAGCATCCTCACAAGGTGGTGGAGCAGAGCTGGGAGTGGGGTTGTTCTGTTAAGGACCTTTAAAGGCCTTTGGCCCGACACCATCCTCCCCCCTCAGTCCTTTCAGTTCCTCTCCCCTCAGTCTGTGTGTGAATAAGTCCAAGGTTAGAAAACCACCTGTCTCCCAAAGCAGGGCCATttggtctttttttaaaaaaaaaaaaaaaaaaagatttattttatattaaatcatgtctgtatatatgtctgtgtatgtgaatGTAGGTGCCATGAAGGCTAGAGGCCTCAGATCAcgctggagctggaggtacaggcagttatgaaccccacagtgtgggtgcCAGGAAGTGAGCAtaacatgtgtatatgtgtgtgtgaggaagagagagagagagagcacttgaTTATAGAAAAGGTTACCCCCCCTTTATTTGCTGTGATCTCACTTTATTGTGTggtgaagtaaataaactaaataaaaatttagatatGACAATAATggctacaaattaaaaaacaaaatacaacacatGGAAATTAACCAGACCAGAAGACTGTACAATTCAGTGAAGTCCTATACAGTCTGAATAGCAATTTGGAACAGAAGCTGTTGCgcatagatttttatttatttatttttaataatttgtttatttgtacatttttttattttttgtattttcgagacagggtttttctgtgtagccttggctgtcctggactaacttttatagaccaggctggcctcgaactcacagtgagccacctgcttcttcttcccagagtgctggaattacaagtgtgcaccaccaatgCTGGCATGCAcgttggattttctttttttactcttgttctttttttttaaagatttatttatttattatgtatacaatgttctgtctgcatgctcacctgcattccagaagagggcaccagatctcattatagatggttggttgctgggaattgaactcaggatctctggaagagcagccagtgttcttaacctctgagccatctctcattgaatatatttttatgtacttaCACCCACTGTCAGAAACAAAATGATCATTTCAGAGTAGAACTAGAAAAAGCAATTAGCTTTATACACTCTTTTAGAACCTTCTGTTTTGGACATCTTAGGGGTTATTttaagctttcttcttttttaaatttacatgaaAATGTCTGGgtacgggggtcttttctgagactgataccccaatcaaggaccattaatggagatgacctagaacctttgcagatatagcccatggcagctcagtctccaagtgggttccctagtaaggggaacagggactgtccctgacatgaactcagtggctggttctttgatcgcctccccctgaggggggagcagccttgccaggccacagaggaagactatgcagacagtcctgatgagacctgatagactatggtcagaaggaaggggaggaagaccttccatatcacagtggactaggggaggggcgtgggaggagaagagggagggagggcaggcttGAGAGGGgttgagggtgggggctacagctgagatacaaagtgaataaattgtaataaaattaaaaatcaaaataaaaacctattttaaaaatatacatgaaaGCCTGTTATTTTAATCAGGAAACTGTAATGAAGGTACTTTTCTCTGTGGACCTTCTGGGATAGGCTCACTTCTTTGCTAGCAGGTCGTTGGTTTCAGGAGTTGCCTGTGGCTTCCAGGCCCTCCACtaatgtcttagttaggtttcttTGGCTGTGATAAAGCATCATGAACAAAGGCAGCTTGAGGAAAGCGTTCACTTCAGCTTACGCTTCTGCATCTCAGtccatcattaaaggaagtcagggcaggaactgaagacaGGAACTCGGAGGCAGGAGCTGGCGCTGACGTCATgggggatgctgcttactggctcggtcctcctggcttgttcagcctgctttcttagacaacctgcccagggatggtgcCACCCCAGTGGGATAGGCTAACCCACATCAATAGTTAATAAGAAAAAACCCTACAGGCttccccacaggccaatctggtaaGGGGCTTTTTCTCTGCAGAGGTTCTCTCTTTCCAAATGATTCTACTCTATGTCAAGCTGTCATGAAGATGAGCACAACCATAACCTCTGTGGCAAGTCCAGCTGGCATCACTTGTTGGGCTGTTGGTATTGATGATTTTATTCACAATCCCAGCCTTGAATTCTCTACTGCATATATTCAAGGCCTTCATTTCTCTGTGTTAATGTGTCACAAGTAAAGCCCAGAGTTAGTTCGCAATACGAAGAATACTTACACAGCTGAGTAGGTCTTGCATGCACTGACTGTGCTGTGTCTTCATGCAGCCTGTCCTTGAAACATCTTCGGATGGCTGTGGATGTAGCTCAGCGGTAGAATACTTGCCAAGAGTCTGCAAGGTCGTGGgatccatccccagcactgaaaaagcTAAACCAAACCAAGCCCCAAACAAAAAATGCCATTCTGCTTTCAGTAATTTTCTTATGAACTGTTTAGTGAGCTGTGCAAGGGAATTACTCTCATTATGTTTTGACTGACTCTTCAGGTCTAGCTCAGAGCCAGGGAAGCTGATCTGCCCGACTCAACCCCTGCAATGCTCTGTCCCCTGGTCAGGTTCGTTTTCCCGGAAGCTGCTGTCACTGCTGATGTTGCTTCGTCGACTTTGGGGCTCCGCAGCGAGCCACCTCCTCTCTCAGCCCTTCAGGAAGGGCCTTCTGGCCGCTCTGATCCTCTGTCTCTTGGTTCTGCGGTTTGACCCAGGTGAGTGAAGGAGTCTGAGAGCAGGGCTTGAGAGAGCAAGCGCTGAGGGGGAGGGAGCCCCTTTACAAAGAGTGAGTCTGCCTCACCTGGAGAGAACAGGCCTAGGACCTAGGAGAGCAGCTGGAGAACATTTCCCTGCTGGCCTCCATGCTGAAAGTTACCATTCTCTAGTCAGAATTCAGGATAAAGAAGCTTCCTCATGGTGACAGCTAAAATAGAGTGTGTTGACCCAAGTGTGATGCATTTTAGAAGACGTGGGGAAATAGAAGAGCTAAACTCTGTTCTGGTTCATAGAACCTTCCCTGGCTTGGCATGTGTTGGGTCTGTAGCCTTTAGTTGGGCCTTAGTCTCTTCTGCCTCACTGTGAAGTAGAGTTGAGACTTGGGGACACACCTGGAAATGTCCTGAGGAGGGATCATTCAAACATGCAGACATGGGCCACAGTTAGGTGACTGCTGGTTGAGAAATACCCTTTCccgcttaaaaaagaaaaaagaatatcttgCTTATAGTACGGAATGGCGTCAACCCTTTtcgtttctgcctcccaaatactgggattgcAAGTGGGTATCCCTGAGCTTTCTGCTTTACCCTCTGTGAATTGTGAGGTAGTCTTCATTTTTCTCAGGAATTTAAATGTAGGATAGGAGTATGCAGCTTTCCAAacccatttctttcatttgtggttGAGAAATTAATTTCTAGAGAGGTGAAGTGACCCGAGCAGAGTCACACACTTTGCCTGCTTTTAATGCTGTCACCTTTTGACTATAGGTCcccaagcccctcccctcccctttctgtctGTCAGTCAGTTTGTTTAACCCCTTGCTGGACTCTAAGCGAGAATGTCCCCTCTTGACTGCCCTGTTGCTTGTACGGGGAAGTCAGCAGCGGCTTCCAGAAACACTGGGGAAAGTATGGTGAGCAGCCCTGCCTAGAGTGGGAAGCACATTCTTAGCTCTGggcaaataaacttaaaaaagggAAGTTTAGTTTGTGTGATTTCCCATCTGTCCCTGATTCTCCACTTTGCAGATCTGATAAGAATTTAGAAATTTCTTGTGACTTCCCCTAAACCCTTTTGTGTCACAAACCCCGATCTCTAGAATGGTGCTGCAAAAAGCCGTTTGATTGAGGGCGTGTACTAGACAGCTCAGAGCTTCCTCAGGAAGACCTGGGGGTGGGCTGCAAATCAACCAAAACAAAGATAGAAATACATatttcatgtttgtttatttgttttaagaatATGTAATCTAAACAAGagaaaaccaaagaaacagatttttctttattttcaatgtagTTAGTGTGTGCTAAAATAGGTAACTGCCAGGAAGCTCCCAACTGAAAAAGCATAGAAAGGTACAAAATGCAGTGAAAATCTTCCAAATGGCTCTCCCCAGTGGCAGACAGACATTGCTGCCagcgtttttatttatttattttcatgaagTAGAGTTGGGGCTTAATAAACATATATTAGACTTCTAAAAAATATGCacgagtctgtctgtctgtctgtctgtctgtgcaccacacgCTGCCTGGTGTGGTGGAAGGTCAGAAGTGTTGGCTCCTCTGGAacatacagatggttgtgaacctccCATATGGGTGCTAGTAACCGAACTCAgatctttgcaagagcagcaagtgatcttactgagccatctccagccccaattaaaaaaaaaaaaaattaatataggCCTAAGCATGGGAATTAAGAAAGACTCACTCAGAAGAAAGGGAGCCACACCCGGAAGTGTGGTGTGGGCTTCTGAGAGTCACCAGCATCTGTGTATATATCAGAAAGATTAAGGTGTAACATCTAAAATGTTTAAGGTTACTGTAATTCAGGTAGAGAAAACATATCTCAGAGAAACAGAATTCGTTGCTGTCAAGGAGGCTGTGAGTACAGCCCAGGTGTGTTTTCTAGCCGCCATGGAGGCTGAAGGAAGAGCACTCATCCTTGTCTTTCCCCTCCCCACAGCAGCTCCttcttctctgcccttcctctACCAGCTGGCCCAGCTCTTCCGCCGGATCCAGAAGGCCACACTCTCTCGGCTCTACCCACTCGCCCTCCGGGACTGAGTGGGCCGACAtggctgcctcagcctcttgcgGTTTACATCTACAGAAGCAGAAGAGTTGAGCCCCGTGGCTGGGCCCCAGATGTCACCGTGGGAGTGGGCCCACTTCGTTCTTGAAAGAGTGACCAAGGCAGGTGAGCCCTGGTTGCTGCCTTTGAGCCCTCCCTTTGGCATCCAGCTGTGGCTGGCCTCAAAGGGAATGCAGGAAGAGTGGTGCCCTACACCCAGCTACCCAGAGAGAGTTCCGGCTGCCCAGGACAGTCCTCTCACCTCTTACTGCACCAGCTCCTCAAAAGCAAGGAGCTTAGGAGCAGGGAATGAGTCTTGAGACATTCTGTTTTCTTGACCGAAGCTGAGGTGACTTTCCTGGTCAGGCTGCTGAGGGGGCTGGCAGTTCACAAATGTGGTGGAGCAGCCCTTGGCCGCTTACCTCAAAATTGCTTCACAGGGCAGTGCTGGAATTCGAGTGAAGCCACTGGAGCCTCTTCTTCCACGGTCCACCCACAGATGCCATAATTCCGAGTCAGCCGCCGCCTCCTCCCATTGGTCCTGCAGTGGGGCAATAGGCTTTCTGCTTGAGGCAGGTTGCTATTGAGACAGGATATGGCTTCCGACCCGCTCAGGTGGCTACTGGGAGCAAAGTGAGCCTGCCTGACCTTATCTCTGGGGAATGTGATCCTGCTTGGCGCCACATAGCCTTAGCTCAGTTTTCCGGTATGTCAGGGGCCGATCTCAGCTCGCTTGGACCCAGCGTCCTCCCACTCTACCCCACCACCCTTTGACCTGCCCAGCCAACTTTTGTCTCACCACTGTTCTCCTTGGTACACACTGACTGGGAGGTCCCCTCTCTGTGCCCTGTTGTCCTAGTTGTGGTGTGTTGTTTGTATAATGCCCAAGCTTCTCTGCTCGTGTGGCGTGAAAAGTAGGCCAGTCTCAGGGCTGAGAGCTGAAAATGGAACTGGGTAATCAGGTGAGCTGGAA
This genomic interval carries:
- the Pex26 gene encoding peroxisome assembly protein 26 isoform X2, whose amino-acid sequence is MKSDTSTSAVPLKGLGGPLRSSEPARALPAVTPAVHLLEEASDLLVVHLDFPAALETCERAWQSLTEEPSSGTVLEVKCSLCVVGIQALAEMNRWREVLPWVLQYYQVPEKLPPRVLELCILLYSKMREPGAVLDVAAAWLQDPDNQGLPEYGSLAELHLLRVLLPSGRLSEAEELAAGSSAIGKEQRVEVLQAIQAARQRQCVQETLNSQEPQKLSQEGSFSRKLLSLLMLLRRLWGSAASHLLSQPFRKGLLAALILCLLVLRFDPAPSSLPFLYQLAQLFRRIQKATLSRLYPLALRD
- the Pex26 gene encoding peroxisome assembly protein 26 isoform X3, with product MKSDTSTSAVPLKGLGGPLRSSEPARALPAVTPAVHLLEEASDLLVVHLDFPAALETCERAWQSLTEEPSSGTVLEVKCSLCVVGIQALAEMNRWREVLPWVLQYYQVPEKLPPRVLELWFVFPEAAVTADVASSTLGLRSEPPPLSALQEGPSGRSDPLSLGSAV
- the Pex26 gene encoding peroxisome assembly protein 26 isoform X1 — protein: MKSDTSTSAVPLKGLGGPLRSSEPARALPAVTPAVHLLEEASDLLVVHLDFPAALETCERAWQSLTEEPSSGTVLEVKCSLCVVGIQALAEMNRWREVLPWVLQYYQVPEKLPPRVLELCILLYSKMREPGAVLDVAAAWLQDPDNQGLPEYGSLAELHLLRVLLPSGRLSEAEELAAGSSAIGKEQRVEVLQAIQAARQRQCVQETLNSQEPQKLSQEGSFSRKLLSLLMLLRRLWGSAASHLLSQPFRKGLLAALILCLLVLRFDPAAPSSLPFLYQLAQLFRRIQKATLSRLYPLALRD